In the genome of Anaerolineaceae bacterium oral taxon 439, the window CATGACGCTCTGGGGCTTCGGCGACGTTGCCGACGGCGTCCTGACCGCGAAATCCGGAAAAACCTTTAAGCTCGCCGACGGCGAATTCCCGACGATCGAAGATTACGTAGCCGAAACGGTTGAGGCTTACGCCGGGGACGCGAATGAGTTCTTCTCGACCGAATCCACCAACTCCGATAATCAGTCGATCCTCTCCTACGCGAAGGATACCTTCATCTCCGATCTCGGTTCGCAGGACCCCGAAATGGGCGAAGGCATCCCGAACATTTCCGGTATCAGGAAAGTTGACGATTACACCGTTGAAATTACGACCGACGGTTACGAAGCGCCGACGATTTACCAGCTGTTCGAGGGCTACCTCGCGCCGATGCACTACTACGGCGATCCGGAACAGTACGACTATGACAACAACATGTTCGGACACCCGTACAACGACCTCAGCATCGTCGAAGCCAAAACGAATCATCCGATGGGCGCCGGTCCGTATAAATTCATCAGGTATGAAAATAAGGTCGTTTATTTCGAAGCCAGCGAACACTATTTCGACGGCGAACCGGTCACGAAAGAGGTCCAGTACCGCGAAACCAACACCAACGAATTCGTCGCGGCGCTCAGCGCGGGAACGATCGACGTCGGGGACATGAGCGGGTCCAAGTCGAACTACGAAGAAATCGCCTCCTATAACAGCAACGGCGATATCAACGGCGACGTCGTCAACACGATCAAGGTCGACAACCTCGGCTACGGCTATATCGGGATGAACGCCGATACGATGAACGTGGGCGGCGAACCGGGTTCCGAGGCCTCGAAGAACCTCCGCCGCGGGATCGCGACCGTCTTCTCGGTTTACCGCGATACGGCGTATGATTCCTACTACGGCGAAGCCGCTTCGGTCATCAACTACCCGATCTCCAACACCTCCTGGGCCGCGCCGCAGAAGACCGATCCGGACTACAAGGTCGCGTTCTCCGTCGACGTCGACGGCAACGATATCTACACCGACGACATGGACGCCGAAGCGAAATACGCCGCCGCGCTCGACGCCGCCGTCGGTTTCTTCAAGGCCGCCGGCTATACCTTCGACGAAGCGACCGGGAAATTCACGGCCGCCCCGGAAGGCGCGAAGATGAGCTATGAAGTTATAATCGGCGGCGACGGAACGGGAGACCATCCCTCCTTCGCCGTCCTGACCGACGCTCAGGCCGCGCTCGCGAAGATCGGGATCGATATCCGGATCAACGATCCGGCCGACGGTTCGGTCATGTGGGACGCGCTCGACGCCGGGAAACAGGAAATGTGGTGCGCCGCATGGCAGTCGACCATCGATCCGGACATGTATCAGGTTTATCACAGCAGCGGCATCGTCGGCCGCGGTGGTTCGGACTCGAACCATTACCATATCGCGGATCCGGCTCTCGACGAAGCGATCGTCCTCGCCCGCCAGTCGGACGACCAGGCCTATCGCAAGCAGGTCTACAAGACCGCGCTCGATATTATCGTCGACTGGGCCGTCGAAATCCCGGCGTACCAGCGCCAGAACGCTACGATCTACAGCTCCCAGCGGATCGTTCCTGAATCGATGCTCCCCGATTCAACGACATTCCTGATGTGGGACGAGGCGATCGATCGGATCGAAATGGCGACGAAATAAGGTTCGTTTTATTCAACGTTGCCCGCCGCGCGGAAATACCAGCGGCGGGCAACTAAATTCGAGATTTAAACCGGCAGGAGGGACTTTGCAGCGTCGAAGTCCCTCCTTGCCGACGTTACCGCTGGAAAACGATCCGCCGTCCCGGTCTGGGGAACGACAGGGAACGTCCCCGGACGAATCAACGAAAAAGGATCGCGGCGTCGAGTTTTCCAGCAGAAAGACAGAGATGCTTTCCGCGGCCACGCGCTGAATGGATCGTCGGTACAGTCCGCGCAGGCCGCAGCCATCGATCAGAGAGCCAAAACGGGTCTTCCAGGTCCGCGCTGAAAATTCCCGGATATGGAATCGGGAGATCGTCTTACCAAAAGAAAGGAGTTCGATGTCAAAATACCTGCTGCGCCGGTTTCTTTTCGCGGTGATTATCCTGATCTTCGGATCATTAATTATCTACACCGCGATTCGGTTCTTACCGACTTCCTTTATCGAAACGACCGCCCGGCAACGTTCCGCTCTTCCGGGAGCTAAACCCTACAACGAAATCTTAGCCGAGCTCAATAAACTGTACGCCCGCGACACGTCGATCCTGGACGGATTCTTTAAATGGTTCCGGAACGCAATGCGCGGCGACTGGGGGACCTCCTGGGTCTTCAACAAACCGGTCCTCGCGAAATTCAGGGAAGTTATCTGGTATTCGGTCTTCTTAAACGTCGTCACGCTCTTCGTCCAGACGTTTATCTCAATTCCGCTGGGGATCACGGCGGCGCGCAATCAGTATGGAAAAACCGACTACTTCGTGACCGTTTTCTCGTTAGCCTGTATCTCGCTCCCGACGTTCTTCCTGGCGACCGTGCTGAAATTCATTTTTTCCATTAAGTTAGGCTGGTTCGACCTGTATGGCGCCGTCGGCCGCTACCACATGCAGCTCAGCGAATTCAGGAAGTTCCTCGACCTGTCGCATCATATGGTGCTGCCGGTCATTACGCTTTCAATGCTGAGTATCGGCGGCATGATGCGCTTTACGCGAACGAACATGCTCGAAGTCCTCAACGCAGACTACATCCGCACCGCCCGGGCCAAAGGCCTTCCGGAGGACGTCGTCATCCGCAAGCACGCGTTCCGCAACACCCTGATCCCGCTGGTCACGTACATGTCCTACCTGATCCCGAACCTGTTCGCCGGATCGCTGATTACGGAAACGCTCTTTCAGATTCCCGGAATCGGCTTCGCGTCCTACACGGCCGTTACCCAGGGAGACATCCCCTTCGCCATGTTCTATTCGTTCCTGTCCATCGCGCTGACCCAGGTCAGCCTGCTGATCGCCGATTTCATGTACGCGGTCGTCGATCCGCGCGTCCGGATAAATTAGATAAGGAGTCTCCGAAATGAGCGAACAACCCATCATGAACCAGAACGATTCCGAACCGCCCGAAGCGGAAATCCGTCTCGACGACGAAAAAAGGATCCGCGTACTTTCTCCGGGGCTGCTGATCTGGCGGCGTTTCGTCCGCAACAAGCTCGCCATCGCCGGCATGGTCATCCTGATCGTCATGTTCGCGTTCTCGTTCATCGGCGGCCTCCTTTCCCCATATAAACAGCAGCAGGTCTTCCGAAAACAGGAAGCGATCCTGCACGAATACGCGTCGGGGTCGCTGAACCAGGATTTACGGTATATCGTCAGAGACGGCGAATCCTTCTCGAATATCGCCGCCGCCAACTTTGTCCTCGCGAAAAATAACGGCGCAGCCACCTTTGAACACGGGGGCGTTCATTATTCTTATATAGAATTCGGCGACGATTTCTATCAGATTTTCAGTCTTGCGGAAATCGGAAACGTCCTGCTTCTCGGAAAGACCGCGGAATTCACACTGAACGCCGGAGAAACGCTGACCCCGGAGGAAGAAACCGCGATCACCGACGCGATTAAAGCGAAAACCGAAGCGTTCGATTTCAACGACCAGCAGTTCGTCCTTCGCCGCCAGGGAAAAAACACCGTCGTCAGCGTCACCCGGCCGATCGCGATCGCGACCACGCTGATTTTCGACGCGTTTCATCCGGACGGCGCCGGCATCGTTAAGAAATACGGATTCGTCCGCGGCGCCGGGCTGGCCATGATCGGGAACGAGGAAACGTTTGAGTTCGACGGCCAGCGGTACGCGATCGTCGAAGACGAAGATCGGACGATCGTCTATCTCGACAGCGCCGGCGGCGAACCGTTCGCCTCGATTTCGAACCTGATGATCCGCGCCGCGTCGAGGAATATCTTCCTGAGCGTCGATTTCAAGAACGCCTTCCTGGAAGCGATCGACGAGGGGCATACGACCTTTACCGTCGCCGACAAAAACGGGGACCCGGTCGAATACCGGATTTCCCGAACGCATAATACCTATACGATCCGGACTGAAACGGTTTCCGAACTGATCGATATGTATGCGTTCCCGTCCATGCGGCATCCGCTCGGGACCGACAGCAACGGCATGGACGTTTTGACGCGACTGATGTACGGCGGACGCGTTTCGCTGATCGTCGGTTTCGTCGTCGTCTTTATCGAAACGATTATCGGCGTCATTATCGGCGGAATCTCCGGCTATTTCGGCGGAGCCGCCGACATGCTGCTCATGCGCTTCATCGACATCTTCAATACGATCCCGTTTTATCCGATCGTCTTCATCCTTGGCGCGATCATGGACACGATCCAGATCCCCCCGATGAAACGGATTTTTGTGCTGATGATCGCGATCGGGCTGAACGGCTGGACGTCGATCGCCCGGATCGTCCGCGGCCAGATCCTTTCCCTCCGGGAACAGGACTTCATGGTCGCCACGCGCGCGACCGGGATCCGGACCATGCGGCAGATTTTCGTCCATCTCGTCCCGAACGTCATGCCGCTCCTGATCGTTCAGGCGACGCTTTCGCTCGGCTCGATTATTATCATTGAAGCAACGCTTTCGTTCCTTGGGATCGGGATCAAATACCCGTACGCTTCATGGGGCTCGATTATCAACGCCGCGACCAACCTGTACGTCATGACCAACTACTGGTTCATGTGGTTCCCGGCGGGCGTCCTGATCTTCGTTACCGTTCTCGGCTTCAACTTCGTCGGAGACGGCCTGCGCGATGCGTTTGACCCGAAGATGAAATAACGGAGGAACCGACATGGCATTCTGGAATAAGAAATCTACGAAAAAATCGCTCGACGCGAATTATATTTCGGCGTCCGATTCGGCGAGAATCGCCCGCGAGAACCGGAAAATCACCTCCGCAATGGAACGGAAACGCAACCGAAAAAACGTTCCGGAATCGGAATATCTGACGGAAATGCGCGATCCGAATAACGTCGTTGAATTCGACGACGTTCATACTTATTTCTACACCGATATCGGCACTGTTCATGCCGTCGACGGCGTTTCGTTCGATGTCCCGGCGAGCTCGACCGTCGGCGTTGTCGGCGAGTCCGGCTGCGGGAAGTCCGTCACGGCGCTGTCGCTGATGCAGCTTGTCCAACGTCCGCAGGGACAAACCGTCAAAGGCCAGATCCGCGTCAACCTCGGCGACAAGGCCTACGATATCGTCCAGACGCCGACCGAGGCCATGCGCCATATTCGCGGCAATGAAGTCTCCATGATCTTCCAGGAACCGATGACGTCGCTCAACCCGGTTTTTCGCGTCGGCGCACAGATCGACGAAGTCATCCGGATGCACAATCCCAGCATATCGAAAGAGGACGTCAGAAAACGCACGCTGGAAATGATCGAGATGGTCGGGATCGCGAATCAGGCCGGCATCTACGAAATGTATCCGCATCAGCTTTCCGGCGGAATGCGTCAGCGGATCATGATCGCGATCGCCCTCGCCTGCAGCCCGAAAGTCGTTATCGCCGACGAACCGACGACCGCGCTCGACGTCACCATCCAGGCGCAGATTCTCGACCTGTTCCGGAGCCTGAAATCCCGGATCAACGCCTCGATTATCCTGATTACCCATGACCTGGGCGTCGTCGCCGAAATGGCCGATTACGTCGTCGTCATGTATTCGAGCCGGATCGTCGAGAAAGGAACCGCGCGCGAAATCTTCCAAAACCCCTGCCATCCGTATACCGTCGGATTGATGAACTCCAAGCCGATCCTCAATAAAAAAGTTGATAAGCTATACTCAATCCCCGGTTCGGTACCCAGCCCGATCGACATGCCGAACCACTGTTATTTCCGCGATCGCTGTGATAAGCGGATCGCCCGCTGCAACGGCGCGTATCCCTGCCAGATTCAACTGTCAGAGACCCATTTTGTCAGCTGCCACCTTTACGAATCGGAGGATGCGAAATGAGCGAACAACCTCTCATTGAAGTCAGAAATTTGAAAAAGTATTTCCCGCTTCGGAGCGGCTTTTTCAACCGCGTCACCGGGCACGTTAAAGCGGTCGACGGAATTTCGTTTACAATTCCGCGCGGGAAAACGATGGGCCTGGTCGGGGAATCCGGCTGCGGAAAGTC includes:
- a CDS encoding diguanylate cyclase, encoding MSKYLLRRFLFAVIILIFGSLIIYTAIRFLPTSFIETTARQRSALPGAKPYNEILAELNKLYARDTSILDGFFKWFRNAMRGDWGTSWVFNKPVLAKFREVIWYSVFLNVVTLFVQTFISIPLGITAARNQYGKTDYFVTVFSLACISLPTFFLATVLKFIFSIKLGWFDLYGAVGRYHMQLSEFRKFLDLSHHMVLPVITLSMLSIGGMMRFTRTNMLEVLNADYIRTARAKGLPEDVVIRKHAFRNTLIPLVTYMSYLIPNLFAGSLITETLFQIPGIGFASYTAVTQGDIPFAMFYSFLSIALTQVSLLIADFMYAVVDPRVRIN
- a CDS encoding ABC transporter permease produces the protein MIGNEETFEFDGQRYAIVEDEDRTIVYLDSAGGEPFASISNLMIRAASRNIFLSVDFKNAFLEAIDEGHTTFTVADKNGDPVEYRISRTHNTYTIRTETVSELIDMYAFPSMRHPLGTDSNGMDVLTRLMYGGRVSLIVGFVVVFIETIIGVIIGGISGYFGGAADMLLMRFIDIFNTIPFYPIVFILGAIMDTIQIPPMKRIFVLMIAIGLNGWTSIARIVRGQILSLREQDFMVATRATGIRTMRQIFVHLVPNVMPLLIVQATLSLGSIIIIEATLSFLGIGIKYPYASWGSIINAATNLYVMTNYWFMWFPAGVLIFVTVLGFNFVGDGLRDAFDPKMK
- a CDS encoding dipeptide/oligopeptide/nickel ABC transporter ATP-binding protein: MAFWNKKSTKKSLDANYISASDSARIARENRKITSAMERKRNRKNVPESEYLTEMRDPNNVVEFDDVHTYFYTDIGTVHAVDGVSFDVPASSTVGVVGESGCGKSVTALSLMQLVQRPQGQTVKGQIRVNLGDKAYDIVQTPTEAMRHIRGNEVSMIFQEPMTSLNPVFRVGAQIDEVIRMHNPSISKEDVRKRTLEMIEMVGIANQAGIYEMYPHQLSGGMRQRIMIAIALACSPKVVIADEPTTALDVTIQAQILDLFRSLKSRINASIILITHDLGVVAEMADYVVVMYSSRIVEKGTAREIFQNPCHPYTVGLMNSKPILNKKVDKLYSIPGSVPSPIDMPNHCYFRDRCDKRIARCNGAYPCQIQLSETHFVSCHLYESEDAK